The Tolypothrix sp. PCC 7712 region CTCGATTTTGATACAAGCATCCATAATTACATTCAGCCCACCACTTAAAGCAGTTTGGGCGGCTGCTTGATTCCAGATACCTTGTTGTGCCCACACCGTTGGGGCTTTAATTGCGATCGCCTCTTCGATAATTTCTGGCAAATACTCAGCACGCCGAAAGATATTCACTATATCTACACTCGCAGGAATTTCTCTCAAGGAAGGATAACAAGGCTGCCCATCAATTTCTGTAACTAATGGGTTGACGGGATAGACTGTGTAACCTGCACGCTGCAAAAACTGAGCAATTTGATAACTGATACGATTGGGTTTATCCGAATGACCAACAACTGCGATCGCTTTTGCTTGAATTAACACATCACGCAGAGCGTTATCATCATCTTTCAGGTTTGGCATAGTCCGTGAATAGTTAACTACAAGGTAAATGGTAGAGGGGAATGGGTAATGGGGAATGGGTAATGGGGAATGGGTAATGGGGAATGGGTAATGGAAGGGGAGAAATCCCATTACCAAACACCAAATGACGAATGACCAATGACAAATCAAACACAGGGACTTGAACCAAATCTTTATAATTATTTACTCTCTGTTTCTTTGCGAGAACCAGAAATATTAGCTCAGTTACGGCAAGAAACAGCCCAGCATCCAATGGCGAGAATGCAAATTGCACCTGAACAAGGGCAATTTATGGCATTGTTGGTACAGCTAATAGGTGCTAAAAAAACTTTAGAATTAGGTGTATTTACGGGATACAGTACGTTAGTAGTAGCTTTAGCCTTACCAAGCGACGGAAAAATAGTAGCCTGTGATGTTAGTGAAGAGTTTACAGCGATCGCGCGTCATTATTGGCAGCAAGCTGGGGTGGCAGAGAAAATAGACCTGCACATTGCCCCAGCGTTAGAAACTTTAGATAAGTTGCTGCAAGCAGGGGAAGCCGAAACCTTTGATTTTGCGTTCATTGATGCTGATAAAAGCAACTATGATGCCTATTATGAGCGATCGCTACAATTAATCCGTCCAGGTGGCGTGATTGCGATCGATAATGTCCTGTGGTCAGGAAGAGTTGCAGATCCCCAAGTACAAGACAATAGAACCAAAAGAATTCGCGCTTTTAATCAAAAACTGCATCAAGATCAGCGCATAAATCTTAGTTTATTACCCATTGCGGATGGTTTAACCTTGGTGCGGAAGAATGGGGATTAGGGATTGGGGATTAGGGACTGGGGATTAGGGACTGGGGACTGGGAGATGAGGAAGCAGAGAAAGCAGAGGAAGCAGGGGTGCAGGGGAGAATAGCCATTACTCATTACTCATTACCCATTACTCATTACTCATTACCCATTACTCATTACTCATTACCCATTACCAAACACCAATGCCCAATGCCCAATGCCCCATGCCCCATTCCCTAAAAGTTGTCATTATTCATGATTTACAGTTACCCTTGAAAAGAAACTGTCGCCTTTTTTCTTGCTGACGTACTCTTTTTTCCTCGGTGAGGTCATCAAAACAGTAGGGGCAAGTAACACCTTCCTCGTACTTAGGTGAAGCCTTATCTGCTTCAGAAATTGGGCGACCACAACTTTGACACATATCATAAGTGCCTTCTTCCAGTCCATGACGGACGGCGATGCGTTCGTCAAAAACGAAGCATTCTCCTTGCCATAAGCTTTCTTCGGCGGGAACTTCTTCTAAATATTTGAGAATGCCACCTTTGAGATGATAGACTTCTGCAAAACCTTGGGACAGCATGAAGGATGAGGCTTTTTCACACCGAATCCCGCCAGTACAAAACAAAGCGACTTTTTTATGTTTTTCGGGGTCGAGGTTTTGGCGTACATACTCAGGAAACTCTCGGAATATATGAGTTTGAGGATTTTGCGCCCTTGTGAAAGTGCCAATATTCACCTCGTAATCGTTACGGGTATCAATCACGGTAACTTCCGGATCGGAAATTAGTTGATTCCATTCTTGAGGCTCGACATAAATTCCTACCTGTTGATTAGGATCGACTTCTGGCAATCCTAAAGTCACAATTTCGGACTTTAAACGCACCTTCATCCGCTCAAATGGTAGTGTACTAGCGTAGGATTCTTTGGATTCGATGTCTGCTAACCGCGAATCGGAACGCAGAAATTCTAAAACTGCGTCAATAGCTTGGCGTGAACCTGCGATGGTGCCGTTAATACCTTCTTGTGCTAACAGGATGGTTCCCTTGATACCTTGCTGCTGGCAGTAAGATAATAAAGGTTCTCGCTTCTCGGCAAAATCCGGCAAACTCACGAATTTATAAAGTGCTACAACAACTTGAAGATTTTCTTGCTTCATCCCTTTAGAAATGAACCGGTTTCAGGTACAATAACAAAGACAGCTTTAAATAAGCTACCTAATCTCATTCTATGGGGGTTTAGCTCAGTTGGTAGAGCGCCTGCTTTGCAAGCAGGATGTCAGCGGTTCGAGTCCGCTAACCTCCATTCAGTAGTTAAATCAATCAAAAATGGTAGCTTTTCTTTAATGGTGGCGTAGACGTGAAGCGGCTTGTCGTAGACATCGCTTGCAACAAGTCATTTCTATCTGATTGCTTGAGTGTGGCACTAATTGGGCTTGTGGACATGGAAATTAGTCTCCGGTATGTTTCGTACAGCAGTTTTCACCCCTTGGAACCACGCTGTCACGGCACAGTATTGCTGTGCGCTGTAGGCAAATTTGGTCTATTTCCCAGAAAATAGCTGTAATTTTAGATTGCCCACAGATACAATCAGAATTTCCATGCCATTTAAGGCCTTTTAAATAAAAAATATCCTTATTGTAAGGGCACGGCTGCCATAGACTTTCGCTCAAGCAGAGATTTGATCGGTGCCGTGTCCCTACTTGGTGGATAATTTATTTCTGAGACTCCGACAAACGACTTGAGAAAAATTGCACATCGCGCTAGTCTTCATTAGCGTAACCGCACGCTGTATAATCAGGCGATGACAAATCCGCTCTCTTCCGTAATTCCCTCCTACAGTTGGAATCGTCCCATTGGTCTTGGTTGGGATCAGCCCTACACTGTCCGCTACGCTAGCAACATTGATGATGGCCCTTGGCATGGTATGCCTTTAGGTGGCTTTGGTGCTGGTTGTATTGGTCGTTCTTCTCGGGGAGACTTTAATTTATGGCATATTGACGGGGGAGAGCATACATTTCAGAATATCCCCGCCTGTCAATTCAGTGTGTTTGAGTCTCACGGCTCATCTTCCCAAGCTTATGCTTTATGCACCCAAGCACCAGAGGATAAGAGTTTAGCTGCTTGGCGCTGGTATCCAGAAAGCAGGGGAGCAGGGGAGAAGTTTAACACGGGGAATTATCATGCGCTCTATCCCCGTAGTTGGTTTGTTTACGAAAATGTCTTTAAAGCACAGCTAAGTTGTGAGCAGTTTTCCCCCATTTGGGCAAATAACTACAAAGAAACTAGTTATCCGGTGGCGATATTCCTTTGGAAAGCCCATAATCCCACGAATGCACCTATTACTCTCAGCATTATGCTCACCTGGCAAAATATGGTGGGTTGGTTTACCAATGCTTTGAAGTCGCCGGAAGTGAAGATTCGGGATGATGGTAGCCCAGTTTATGAATATCAGCCGCGTTTGGGCGAGAGTCAAGGTAATTACAATCAATTAGTGGAAAATGAGCAGCACTTTGGTTGCTTTTTATCCCGGGTTGCTGGTAATGCACCTGTGCAAGAAGGTGATGGTAGCTGGTGTATTGCAACTGTGAAGCATCCCCAGGTGGAAATGTTTGATCACACGCGCTGGAATCCAAGCGGTACAGGTGATGAGTTGTGGCAAAGCTTTGCAATAGATGGTTCTTTGCCCAATCATGTTGATGATACGCCAGCAGCAGATAATACACAAATCGGGGCTGCGATCGCACTGCGTTTTACGCTGCAACCAGGACAATCTCTAGAACTCCCCTTTGTTTTAACTTGGGATTTCCCAGTAACAGAATTTGCTGCAGGAATTAACTATTACCGCAGATATACAGATTTTTTTGGCAGAGATGGTCAAAATGCTTGGGCGATCGCATCTACTGCCTTAACAGAATATCAGAATTGGCGATCGCAGATTCAAAGTTGGCAACAACCCATCCTTGACCGGGAAGATTTACCAGCTTGGTTGAAAATGGCTCTATTTAATGAGCTTTATGACCTTACTAGTGGTGGTACTCTCTGGAGTACAGCTTCAGAAAACGATCCTATCGGTCAGTTTGCGGTGCTGGAGTGCTTAGATTATCGCTGGTATGAAAGTTTAGATGTGCGCTTGTATGGTTCTTTCGCCCTATTAATATTATTCCCCGAACTGGAAAAGTCAGTAATGCGGGCTTTTGCCAGGGCGATTCCCCACAGTGACGACCACCAACGTATAATTGGCTATTACTATACAATTGGCGCAGACACGACAACTGCAACCCGCAAAATCGCAGGCGCAACACCCCACGATTTAGGCGCACCTAATGAGCACGTTTGGGAGAAAACTAACTACACCTGTTACCAAGACTGCAATTTATGGAAAGATTTAGGCAGTGATTTTGTGTTGCAAGTATACCGAGATTTTCTACTCACAGGTGCTGATGATGTGCAGTTCCTTGCAGATTGTTGGGATGCAATTGTGCAAACTCTCGACTATCTGAAAACTTTTGATTTAGATGGTGATGGCATTCCCGAGAACTCCAGTGCGCCAGATCAGACTTTTGATGATTGGCGACTGCAAGGTGTGAGTGCATATTGCGGGGGTTTATGGTTAGCGGCGTTAGAAGCTGCGATCGCCATTAGTGATATCTTATTAACGAACCGCAGAGGCGCAGAGAACACAGAGGAGTTAGCAGCGCAAAAATCTATCTATGAAACTTGGTTAAACCAATCTCGTCCCATCTACGAAGAAAAACTTTGGAATGGGCAATATTACCGCCTGGATAGCGAGAGTGGTTCGGAAGTAGTGATGGCGGATCAACTATGCGGACAATTCTACGCCCGATTGTTGAGATTACCGGATATTGTAGCGAGCGATCGCGCCTTATCTGCACTCAAAACTGTATATGATGCTTGCTTCCTCAAATTCCAAAATGGTCAATTCGGTGCTGCAAACGGTGTGCTCATTGATGGTTCCCCAGAAAATCCCAAAGCCACCCATCCTCTAGAAGTCTGGACAGGTATCAACTTTGGGCTAGCAGCTTTCCTCGTACAGATGGGAATGAAAGATGAAGCATTGCGCTTAACACAAGCCGTAGTCCAGCAAATTTACGACAACGGACTACAATTCCGCACACCCGAAGCCATCACCGCATCTGGTACCTTCCGCGCCAGCACCTACCTACGCGCAATGGCTATCTGGGCAATTTACTTAGTTTATTAGGGCATGGGGCATTGGGCATTGGGCATTGGGCATTGGTGTTTGGTAATGAGTAATGAGTAATGAGTAATGAGTAATGAGTAATGAGTAATGGGTAATGAGTAATGGGTAATGGCTATTCTCCCCTGCACCCCTGCTTCCTCTGCTTCCCCTGCTACCTCATCCCCCTCATCTCCCTCATCCTCCTAGTCCCCAGCCCCCAATCCCTAATCCCTAATCCCCAATCCCCAATGCCCCATGCCCCATGCCCAATCTTTATTTTTGATTAACTAATTTCAATTTTGCAATCAAATATACATACAGAAAAATATCTACGTTTTATTATTTACGTTTTCAAACCTACTTCGTTTGTAGCTGATTTCGTAAGTATTTTTATCTGTTGTTTTATTTTCCGGGTGTTTCTTAAACCAATAGAAAAGAGTAAGTAATAGTAACAGGGTTGTAACTTCTTGAAGACTCAGGAGTGTTGCTTTCAATGGATTCTAGATTTTCAGCTTAAATTATTGAGGATATTAATCTCTAAAAATTTATGTTCATGGTTAACATTTTTTACCGGAAAATAAATTTATTATTAATTATTTTTTGTAGCAAAAGCTACTATGAATTTAACTGCCTGTTGTAAAAAATCTCTACAGATAAGGTAAAATAAATTTTTTACATTCATTCTACGTATTCTTATATACAGTAATAAGGCAATTAAATCAATGAATATTGATTAAAGAGTAGTTAAAATTTTGATAAAGTAGGGAGTATATATTGGCGATCGCAGCCAAAACCTCAGAAGCAAACATTAGCCATTGATTTAGACTTGACTCAAAATCTCACAGTCATAAATCATTTGTAAATCTTTCCTATTCCCCGTTCTAAACCTCCAGAAGTAATTTCACAACTCCCAGAGGAATTACTATACATCAGTATTTGTAAGTACTTTTTGAAACTTTCTCTTAGGATAAGCCACTGAAAAATGATAGCTCTGCAATTGGTGATTGATAACACAAATAATTGCGTTTTCCAGAGGCTGTTGGAATGAAGCAATCCAAACAGTGAAAAATTTCACGTCTTTTTTTGTACTGAAGGTACTCGTCTATTTAAAGTTAACAAGCTTACCCAAAACCCAAAATTTAGCCATGAACTTCTATTTGTCGTTTAGAGTTCAGGGAGATGGAGAATTTCAAACTAACCAGCAGTCTCCCACTCCAAAAGCGTCTATTCTCAGTTTTTTGGGGG contains the following coding sequences:
- a CDS encoding CoA-binding protein, translated to MPNLKDDDNALRDVLIQAKAIAVVGHSDKPNRISYQIAQFLQRAGYTVYPVNPLVTEIDGQPCYPSLREIPASVDIVNIFRRAEYLPEIIEEAIAIKAPTVWAQQGIWNQAAAQTALSGGLNVIMDACIKIEYLRLGIDAARG
- a CDS encoding class I SAM-dependent methyltransferase translates to MTNQTQGLEPNLYNYLLSVSLREPEILAQLRQETAQHPMARMQIAPEQGQFMALLVQLIGAKKTLELGVFTGYSTLVVALALPSDGKIVACDVSEEFTAIARHYWQQAGVAEKIDLHIAPALETLDKLLQAGEAETFDFAFIDADKSNYDAYYERSLQLIRPGGVIAIDNVLWSGRVADPQVQDNRTKRIRAFNQKLHQDQRINLSLLPIADGLTLVRKNGD
- a CDS encoding alpha/beta hydrolase, whose amino-acid sequence is MQGRIAITHYSLPITHYSLPITHYSLPITKHQCPMPNAPCPIP
- a CDS encoding rhodanese-related sulfurtransferase, with product MKQENLQVVVALYKFVSLPDFAEKREPLLSYCQQQGIKGTILLAQEGINGTIAGSRQAIDAVLEFLRSDSRLADIESKESYASTLPFERMKVRLKSEIVTLGLPEVDPNQQVGIYVEPQEWNQLISDPEVTVIDTRNDYEVNIGTFTRAQNPQTHIFREFPEYVRQNLDPEKHKKVALFCTGGIRCEKASSFMLSQGFAEVYHLKGGILKYLEEVPAEESLWQGECFVFDERIAVRHGLEEGTYDMCQSCGRPISEADKASPKYEEGVTCPYCFDDLTEEKRVRQQEKRRQFLFKGNCKS
- a CDS encoding GH116 family glycosyl hydrolase, whose translation is MTNPLSSVIPSYSWNRPIGLGWDQPYTVRYASNIDDGPWHGMPLGGFGAGCIGRSSRGDFNLWHIDGGEHTFQNIPACQFSVFESHGSSSQAYALCTQAPEDKSLAAWRWYPESRGAGEKFNTGNYHALYPRSWFVYENVFKAQLSCEQFSPIWANNYKETSYPVAIFLWKAHNPTNAPITLSIMLTWQNMVGWFTNALKSPEVKIRDDGSPVYEYQPRLGESQGNYNQLVENEQHFGCFLSRVAGNAPVQEGDGSWCIATVKHPQVEMFDHTRWNPSGTGDELWQSFAIDGSLPNHVDDTPAADNTQIGAAIALRFTLQPGQSLELPFVLTWDFPVTEFAAGINYYRRYTDFFGRDGQNAWAIASTALTEYQNWRSQIQSWQQPILDREDLPAWLKMALFNELYDLTSGGTLWSTASENDPIGQFAVLECLDYRWYESLDVRLYGSFALLILFPELEKSVMRAFARAIPHSDDHQRIIGYYYTIGADTTTATRKIAGATPHDLGAPNEHVWEKTNYTCYQDCNLWKDLGSDFVLQVYRDFLLTGADDVQFLADCWDAIVQTLDYLKTFDLDGDGIPENSSAPDQTFDDWRLQGVSAYCGGLWLAALEAAIAISDILLTNRRGAENTEELAAQKSIYETWLNQSRPIYEEKLWNGQYYRLDSESGSEVVMADQLCGQFYARLLRLPDIVASDRALSALKTVYDACFLKFQNGQFGAANGVLIDGSPENPKATHPLEVWTGINFGLAAFLVQMGMKDEALRLTQAVVQQIYDNGLQFRTPEAITASGTFRASTYLRAMAIWAIYLVY
- a CDS encoding alpha/beta hydrolase: MQGRIAITHYSLPITHYSLLITHYSLLITKHQCPMPNAQCPMP